The genomic segment CGCCTTTGGTCCCTTCCCCTTCTTGTCCGGTTCGACTTCGAAAGTAATACGCTGTCCTTCGGCAAGGTCCTTCAGTCCCGCCCGCTCCACAGCGGTGATGTGAACGAAGACATCGCGACCGCCGTCGTCAGGCTTGATGAAGCCGTAGCCGCGCTCGCCGTTGAAGAACTTGACCGTTCCCGTCATGGCCATCGGGAAACTCCCCCTCATTGCTCCTCCGCCGCGACGCAGACTCACGTCGCGACATGACCGGGCCATACGGAGCCCGGGAGCTGGCCATCCCTTGGACGGACCTGATCGGTCCGGCGGGATCTTTCTTAGGGCCTTCACTCCGCCGCAACCATTCGCGGAAGCGGAACGTAAAGCCAGTCACGGAAATAGCATAATACGGTTCTTCGCAGATTGACTACCGGTCCTGCATATTTTTCCCAAGAATGCCGGAGTGTTACGGCCTGACGTTAAGGCTTGGGCGCCTCCAGTCGGAATCTGGCAGCCCCGCCCTGGCCGAGCGGTATTTCCAGCTCCGGCAGAATGGTCTTGAGCTCGCCGTGCAGCGTGTAGGGCGGGTTGACGATCAGGAGCCCGGTGGAAGTGAGGGCGGCGCTGTCGGCTTGCGGCGCGACGCTGAATTCGAGGCGCAGGCATTTTCCGGTCGGCTTTGCTGCAGCTGCGAGCCGCGCCACGGTTTGCGCCAGCGTGTCGGTGGCGCGCCGGTTCTTGGCGGGATACCAGATTACGTAGATACCGGTCGGCCATTTCGCGAACGCCGCCGAGAAGACTTCGCCCAGCCGCTCGAACTCGTCCTTGGCCTCGAAGGGCGGATCGATCAACACGAGGCCGCGCCGCTCCTTCGGCGGCACGAAAGCCGGCAGCGCCACCCAGCCGTCGAGATCGACCACGCGGGCCTGCTCGTCGCGGCGCAGCGCGTCGATCAGCGCTTTCCGTGCCTTCGGCTCGAGCTCGCAGGCGACGAGCCGGTCCTGCGGCCTGAGCAGGCCGCGCGCGATCAACGGCGAGCCTGGATAGACCTTCAGCTCGCCCTTCGGATTGAAGGCGCGGACGATGTCGAGATAGGGCTTCGTCAGCGCCGCGCTCTCGTTCGACAGGCGCGCCTGCAGCAGCCGGGCAATGCCGGTCAGCCATTCGCCGCCGCGGCGCGCCTCGTCGCTGTCGAGATCATAGAGGCCGGCGCCGGCATGGGTGTCGATGACGCGGAACGCTGCCGGCTTGTCCTGCAGATAAGTGAGGATGCGCGCCAGCACGATGTGCTTGATGACATCGGCGAAGCTGCCGGCGTGGAAGGCGTGGCGGTAGTTCATGGGATAGGACTACGTTGTCTGGCGCGATCCCATCCCCTTGTCATTGCGAGCGCAGCGAAGCAATCCAGAATCTTTCCGCGAAGGCAGTCTGGATTGCTTCGTCGCAAGGGCTCCTCGCAATGACGGGGCCTAGCCGCCCCTGATCGGCGGCATCGTCACCTGGTCGCGGCGGCAGGCGCGGCGCTCGATCTCGTCGCAGGCGCGGAATTGCAGGTCCTTGCTGAGGCAGATGCGGACCTCGGACAGCCGTGTCCGGTTGCAGGTGACCGAGACGGCGGCATTGCTGAGACCCGGATTGGCCTTGATGAAGGCCTCCTCGACCTCCGCCGGCGCGACGGTCTTGGGCTGCGACAGATCGAGATACTCGGCCGGAATCTTGATCGCGGCGCGCGCCTTGCGGATCATCTCGAAATAGCTGCGGCCCTCGAGTCCGGAACAGGTGCCGTGCTTGTCCCACTCGTTGAAGATCAGGCCCGGCGCCGGCATCAGGTCGAGCATCGAGGAGACGATGTTGCGGTTCAGGCGCGGCGCCGGCCGCTGGCAGTATTCCGGAAAACCGTTCTCGTATTGCGGCCACAGCCCATGCACCACGAACGCGTAGGGCCGGCCGCCGCACTGCATCTGAGACCGGCCGCCGC from the Bradyrhizobium sp. WBAH42 genome contains:
- a CDS encoding cold-shock protein gives rise to the protein MAMTGTVKFFNGERGYGFIKPDDGGRDVFVHITAVERAGLKDLAEGQRITFEVEPDKKGKGPKAVNLVILS
- a CDS encoding 23S rRNA (adenine(2030)-N(6))-methyltransferase RlmJ, whose translation is MNYRHAFHAGSFADVIKHIVLARILTYLQDKPAAFRVIDTHAGAGLYDLDSDEARRGGEWLTGIARLLQARLSNESAALTKPYLDIVRAFNPKGELKVYPGSPLIARGLLRPQDRLVACELEPKARKALIDALRRDEQARVVDLDGWVALPAFVPPKERRGLVLIDPPFEAKDEFERLGEVFSAAFAKWPTGIYVIWYPAKNRRATDTLAQTVARLAAAAKPTGKCLRLEFSVAPQADSAALTSTGLLIVNPPYTLHGELKTILPELEIPLGQGGAARFRLEAPKP
- a CDS encoding ribonuclease T2 is translated as MFHSRLRSLSRLMISLILAAGLATLAGGAKAQDKRQNAPGEFDFYVLSLSWSPSFCEEAAERGGRSQMQCGGRPYAFVVHGLWPQYENGFPEYCQRPAPRLNRNIVSSMLDLMPAPGLIFNEWDKHGTCSGLEGRSYFEMIRKARAAIKIPAEYLDLSQPKTVAPAEVEEAFIKANPGLSNAAVSVTCNRTRLSEVRICLSKDLQFRACDEIERRACRRDQVTMPPIRGG